A stretch of the Musa acuminata AAA Group cultivar baxijiao chromosome BXJ2-7, Cavendish_Baxijiao_AAA, whole genome shotgun sequence genome encodes the following:
- the LOC135616818 gene encoding vesicle-associated protein 1-3-like isoform X3 has protein sequence MISGGLLKIHPSELKLPFEVKRQSSCCMQLTNKTDNYVAFKVKTTSPKKYSVRPNMGIVQPRSAITITVTMQAQKEAPPDYQSKDKFLIQSVIANDGATTKDITAEMFNKAPDKVVEEFKLRVVYIPANPPSPVPEESEEGISPRPSMLENKTQSSTLFDAVSRSLEEAPRDESEEELLRQERRKNRSGFSVTFVTIVALLGIIIGFLIKKT, from the exons ATGATCAGTGgagggcttctcaagatccacccCTCCGAGCTCAAATTGCCTT TCGAAGTGAAAAGGCAGAGCTCTTGTTGCATGCAGCTGACCAACAAAACAGATAACTATGTAGCTTTCAAG gttAAAACAACAAGCCCCAAGAAATATAGCGTGCGCCCAAACATGGGAATTGTTCAGCCCAGGTCCGCAATTACCATAACAG TGACAATGCAAGCTCAGAAGGAAGCTCCACCTGATTATCAAAGCAAAGACAAGTTTCTTATCCAGAGTGTTATTGCAAATGATGGAGCAACAACCAAGGACATTACTGCTGAAATG TTCAACAAAGCACCTGACAAAGTTGTTGAGGAGTTTAAGCTACGGGTTGTTTATATACCTGCTAATCCTCCCTCACCAGTTCCTGAGGAATCAGAGGAAGGAATTTCCCCACGGCCATCCATGCTAGAGAATAAAACTCAGAGTTCAACCTTGTTTGATGCT GTATCAAGATCCTTAGAAGAAGCTCCTAGAGATGAATCTGAGGAG GAACTGCTAAGACAAGAAAGGCGCAAAAACCGTAGCGGTTTCTCTGTCACGTTTGTTACGATTGTGGCTCTTTTGGGGATCATCATAGGTTTTCtcatcaagaaaacatag
- the LOC135616819 gene encoding adenine phosphoribosyltransferase 3-like isoform X2 yields MGLDILFLCCPCLSEAVQISVDAIAMGELNGIKGLVLHLVAVLQIAAFGGVEARGFIFGPPIALAIGAKFVPLRKPRKLPGEVISENYILEYGSDCLEMHVGAVQPGERALVVDDLIATGGTLCAAISLLERAGAEVLECACVIELPELKGRGRLNGKPLYVLVESH; encoded by the exons ATGGGCCTCGATATTCTATTTCTCTGTTGTCCGTGCCTTTCCGAGGCTGTTCAGATTTCGGTAGATGCGATCGCGATGGGAGAGTTGAACGGCATTAAGGGACTAGTGCTTCATTTAGTTGCTGTGCTTCAAATTGCAGCCTTTGGAG GAGTTGAGGCTAGAGGCTTCATATTTGGTCCTCCAATTGCATTGGCAATCGGTGCAAAGTTTGTCCCACTAAGAAAGCCAAGAAAGTTGCCAG GTGAAGTGATTTCAGAGAACTACATACTGGAATATGGATCTGATTGTCTTGAAATGCATGTTGGGGCAGTCCAACCCGGTGAACGAGCTCTAGTAGTCGATGATTTGATCGCGACCGGTGGAACTCTTTGTGCTGCGATAAGTTTACTCG AGCGGGCTGGGGCTGAGGTGCTTGAATGCGCATGTGTAATTGAACTTCCAGAACTCAAG GGCCGAGGGAGGTTAAACGGCAAACCGTTATACGTACTGGTGGAGTCCCACTGA
- the LOC135616817 gene encoding E3 ubiquitin protein ligase RIN3-like has protein sequence MAVNYLCLSAFSTAVGLVGLQWWTVSSLDRMRSDGLFVGDGHGVSSESARRALELLLSSHVTVAMLVNFVINVYVLVVLLLKTLFFVRLNASETRKVLEGFVNYILYKGAFLLLVVPPDISQVIIWSSWLIFLCFLKIFQSLARDWLERLNASPSVTPLKYFRVFSALLMVLSADFLWMKLCMIYISHSSSLFMLLFFEPLCIAFETFQAIMVHGFQLLEICQGHSNKSAADCSADSDIQKTAAGSLSEWKGILIRHCGFILDMFTLAMVLGHYLMTWWLHGMAFHLVDVVLFLNSRALLSAIMKRIKTYINLWKSLSSLDGALPDASYEELCAYDDDCAICRGPMARAKKLWCNHLFHLVCLRSWLDQGLTEMYSCPICWRPLFVSSPRGHTRSISGNGTDDLQLPEYLNLGMNLQTVPDHASPLGASPNHQQNASDTIWRVAASDSSWAPPLANQGMAGAGTSSSVRPVGYGGVQMMMRQLASVSENFAHGSLDNDAWTPWPSQHTSMPSLPSSSSLRMNRNATGLRIRNTSPSVNNMSELLAMVDIVREVLPHIPDEFIVQNLLRTNNIDITVNNLMQ, from the exons ATGGCGGTGAATTATCTGTGCCTCTCGGCGTTCAGCACGGCAGTTGGCCTCGTCGGACTGCAGTGGTGGACGGTCTCCTCGCTTGACCGGATGCGATCCGATGGGTTGTTCGTTGGGGATGGCCATGGTGTTTCCTCGGAGAGTGCACGCCGAGCGCTGGAGCTGCTCCTCAGCTCTCATGTCACTGTAGCTATGCTGGTGAATTTTGTGATTAATGTGTACGTTCTGGTCGTCTTGCTGCTCAAG ACACTATTCTTTGTTCGGTTGAATGCATCAGAGACTAGAAAAGTTTTGGAAGGGTTTGTCAATTACATACTATACAAG GGAGCTTTTCTTCTCCTAGTTGTGCCACCTGACATTTCTCAAGTCATCATATGGTCAAGTTGGTTGATCTTTCTATGTTTCCTTAAG ATTTTTCAATCATTAGCAAGAGATTGGCTTGAAAGACTAAATGCATCTCCTTCTGTAACACCTTTGAAGTACTTCCGTGTTTTCTCTGCATTGTTGATGGTCCTATCTGCTGATTTCCTTTG GATGAAGTTGTGTATGATCTACATTTCACACAGTTCTAGTTTGTTTATGCTGCTGTTCTTTGAGCCTCTCTGTATAGCTTTCGAGACATTTCAG GCCATTATGGTACATGGATTTCAGTTGCTTGAGATTTGTCAGGGGCATTCCAATAAAAGTGCTGCTGATTGCTCAGCAGATTCCGACATTCAAAAAACAGCAGCAG GTTCTCTGTCTGAATGGAAGGGGATTCTTATAAGACATTGTGGTTTCATTCTAGATATGTTTACTTTAGCAATGGTGCTAGGTCATTACTTAATGACCTGGTGGCTTCATGGCATGGCATTTCATCTAGTGGATGTTGTTCTTTTCCTGAACTCGCGT GCTCTTTTAAGTGCAATAATGAAGcgaatcaaaacatatatcaactTGTGGAAATCTCTTAGTTCCCTTGATGGAGCATTACCTGATGCTTCATACGAGGAACTTTGTGCCTATGATGATGACTGTGCAATATGCAGA GGACCAATGGCCAGGGCTAAAAAACTGTGGTGCAATCATCTATTCCATCTTGTGTGTTTGAGATCTTG GTTGGACCAGGGTTTGACTGAGATGTATTCTTGCCCTATATGTTGGAGGCCTCTTTTTGTTTCTAGTCCTCGAGGCCACACAAGGTCCATTTCTGGGAATGGAACAGATGACCTGCAACTTCCTGAATATTTAAATTTAGGAATGAACCTACAGACAGTTCCTGATCATGCGTCACCTCTGGGAGCATCTCCAAACCACCAACAGAATGCTTCAGATACAATCTGGAG GGTAGCTGCATCTGATTCCAGTTGGGCACCTCCATTGGCGAATCAAGGAATGGCTGGTGCTGGTACATCAAGTTCCGTCAGACCAGTAGGATATGGTGGGGTTCAGATGATGATGAGGCAGCTAGCATCTGTTAGTGAAAACTTTGCCCATGGTTCTCTAGATAATGATGCTTGGACTCCATGGCCTTCTCAGCATACCTCAATGCCTTCTCTTCCTTCATCTTCTTCCCTCAGGATGAACAGAAATGCAACTGGTCTACGTATTAGGAATACTTCACCCTCTGTAAACAATATGTCCGAGTTACTCGCTATGGTAGATATAGTACGCGAGGTTTTGCCACATATTCCAGATGAATTTATTGTACAG AATCTCCTGAGAACCAACAACATCGACATTACTGTCAATAATCTTATGCAATAG
- the LOC135616083 gene encoding uncharacterized protein LOC135616083, translating to MSSGWMKSFRCRSNDVDDVDCPLAPSSSSAKKWLLLPSLLLSCADSSSHAPNDVLPKRPSAASSRTPKPEPRSRPQVSAPPPSPATAVAPAGPFPSLVELPPGHPSRRVVEIIFGSRWCSGEGRAAGADAFSGTIEMLFRVRNPARSVARFEEYRAAVRSRAARSDDARCAADGNEMMRFQCRPPASAGEVFDGGVAWSPAEGIRTFAGSGGAHESGGGGGAGRRAMLVCRVIAGRVRAESDPESAGDSVSLGEGELLVFDPRAVLPCFLIIYKL from the coding sequence ATGTCCTCCGGCTGGATGAAGTCGTTTCGCTGCAGATCTAACGACGTCGACGACGTCGACTGCCCCCTCGCGCCGTCGTCTTCGTCTGCCAAGAAGTGGCTGCTCCTTCCCTCCTTATTGCTCTCCTGCGCCGACTCCTCTTCTCACGCTCCTAACGACGTCCTCCCGAAACGCCCCTCCGCCGCTTCCTCCCGAACGCCGAAACCCGAGCCGAGATCCCGCCCGCAAGTCTCCGCCCCGCCTCCCTCCCCGGCCACGGCGGTGGCGCCCGCTGGCCCGTTCCCGTCTTTGGTGGAGCTGCCGCCTGGCCACCCCTCGCGCCGGGTGGTGGAGATCATCTTCGGGTCGCGATGGTGTTCCGGCGAAGGGCGCGCCGCCGGGGCCGACGCCTTCTCCGGAACGATCGAGATGCTCTTCCGGGTCCGCAACCCGGCCCGGAGCGTCGCCCGGTTCGAGGAATACCGCGCAGCCGTCCGTTCCCGCGCCGCCCGGTCCGACGACGCGCGGTGCGCAGCCGACGGGAACGAGATGATGCGGTTCCAGTGCCGCCCTCCCGCCTCGGCCGGCGAGGTGTTCGACGGCGGAGTGGCGTGGTCGCCGGCGGAGGGGATACGTACATTCGCGGGGAGCGGCGGGGCCCACGAGAGCGGGGGCGGCGGCGGGGCCGGGCGGCGGGCGATGCTGGTGTGCCGGGTCATCGCGGGCCGGGTCCGGGCCGAGTCGGACCCCGAGTCCGCGGGCGACTCGGTGAGTTTGGGCGAAGGTGAGCTTCTGGTGTTCGATCCCCGCGCCGTGCTGCCGTGCTTTCTAATTATCTATAAGCTTTAA
- the LOC135616082 gene encoding expansin-B18-like: MAFPLHGSSSVLSFIVLLALSSLLDPCSCFNPKRLNFSSSALEGWSPAGATWYGSAHGAGSDGGACGYGNGVDRAPFSSMIAAGSPSIFKSGEGCGACYQIRCTKNAACSGNPVTIVLTDECPGGICLAEPVHFDLSGTAFGAMAKPGQSDQLRNAGVLQIQYTRVECNYAGIDVAFHVDVGSNPYYIAVLIEYEGGDGDLACVDIKEGASSSSTPSSSWIPMTQSWGAEWRLNSGPKLRPPFSFRLTSGLSRKVLVANNVIPVGWQPGATYRSLVNYSD; the protein is encoded by the exons ATGGCATTCCCACTCCACGGGTCCTCTTCTGTTCTTTCCTTCATTGTTTTGCTTGCTCTGTCTTCTCTCCTCGACCCTTGCAGTTGTTTCAACCCCAAGCGCTTAAACTTCTCGTCCTCTGCTCTTGAGGGCTGGTCGCCGGCGGGAGCCACCTGGTATGGAAGTGCTCATGGCGCCGGAAGTGACG GCGGTGCATGCGGATATGGTAACGGAGTTGACCGTGCTCCATTCTCTTCCATGATAGCAGCAGGTAGTCCTTCTATCTTCAAGTCAGGCGAGGGCTGCGGTGCTTGTTATCAG ATCCGATGCACTAAGAACGCTGCATGCTCTGGGAACCCGGTGACGATTGTGCTCACGGATGAGTGCCCTGGCGGTATATGTCTCGCCGAGCCCGTCCACTTCGACCTCAGCGGCACCGCATTCGGGGCCATGGCAAAACCTGGACAGTCAGATCAGCTTCGCAACGCCGGAGTTCTCCAAATACAGTACACTCG AGTGGAGTGCAACTACGCAGGCATCGACGTCGCCTTCCATGTGGACGTCGGCTCCAACCCATACTACATCGCGGTGCTCATCGAATACGAAGGAGGGGACGGAGATCTCGCGTGTGTGGACATCAAGGAGGgagcgtcgtcgtcgtcgacgcCGAGCTCCTCATGGATCCCGATGACACAGTCGTGGGGCGCTGAGTGGAGGCTGAACTCAGGGCCGAAGCTGCGGCCGCCGTTCTCCTTCCGCCTGACCTCCGGCTTGTCGCGGAAGGTTCTCGTGGCCAACAATGTGATTCCGGTGGGTTGGCAGCCAGGGGCCACATACAGATCGCTGGTGAACTACAGCGACTAA
- the LOC135616818 gene encoding vesicle-associated protein 1-3-like isoform X1 — protein MISGGLLKIHPSELKLPFEVKRQSSCCMQLTNKTDNYVAFKVKTTSPKKYSVRPNMGIVQPRSAITITVTMQAQKEAPPDYQSKDKFLIQSVIANDGATTKDITAEMFNKAPDKVVEEFKLRVVYIPANPPSPVPEESEEGISPRPSMLENKTQSSTLFDAVSRSLEEAPRDESEEEETMISKLTEEKKYAMQQNKKLQKELELLRQERRKNRSGFSVTFVTIVALLGIIIGFLIKKT, from the exons ATGATCAGTGgagggcttctcaagatccacccCTCCGAGCTCAAATTGCCTT TCGAAGTGAAAAGGCAGAGCTCTTGTTGCATGCAGCTGACCAACAAAACAGATAACTATGTAGCTTTCAAG gttAAAACAACAAGCCCCAAGAAATATAGCGTGCGCCCAAACATGGGAATTGTTCAGCCCAGGTCCGCAATTACCATAACAG TGACAATGCAAGCTCAGAAGGAAGCTCCACCTGATTATCAAAGCAAAGACAAGTTTCTTATCCAGAGTGTTATTGCAAATGATGGAGCAACAACCAAGGACATTACTGCTGAAATG TTCAACAAAGCACCTGACAAAGTTGTTGAGGAGTTTAAGCTACGGGTTGTTTATATACCTGCTAATCCTCCCTCACCAGTTCCTGAGGAATCAGAGGAAGGAATTTCCCCACGGCCATCCATGCTAGAGAATAAAACTCAGAGTTCAACCTTGTTTGATGCT GTATCAAGATCCTTAGAAGAAGCTCCTAGAGATGAATCTGAGGAG GAGGAgactatgatttcaaagttgaCTGAGGAGAAGAAGTATGCAATGCAACAAAATAAGAAGTTGCAAAAAGAGCTG GAACTGCTAAGACAAGAAAGGCGCAAAAACCGTAGCGGTTTCTCTGTCACGTTTGTTACGATTGTGGCTCTTTTGGGGATCATCATAGGTTTTCtcatcaagaaaacatag
- the LOC135616818 gene encoding vesicle-associated protein 1-3-like isoform X2, whose translation MMSDCVRLPTRLSREVEVKRQSSCCMQLTNKTDNYVAFKVKTTSPKKYSVRPNMGIVQPRSAITITVTMQAQKEAPPDYQSKDKFLIQSVIANDGATTKDITAEMFNKAPDKVVEEFKLRVVYIPANPPSPVPEESEEGISPRPSMLENKTQSSTLFDAVSRSLEEAPRDESEEEETMISKLTEEKKYAMQQNKKLQKELELLRQERRKNRSGFSVTFVTIVALLGIIIGFLIKKT comes from the exons ATGATGTCTGATTGTGTACGACTGCCGACACGATTATCTCGCGAAGTCGAAGTGAAAAGGCAGAGCTCTTGTTGCATGCAGCTGACCAACAAAACAGATAACTATGTAGCTTTCAAG gttAAAACAACAAGCCCCAAGAAATATAGCGTGCGCCCAAACATGGGAATTGTTCAGCCCAGGTCCGCAATTACCATAACAG TGACAATGCAAGCTCAGAAGGAAGCTCCACCTGATTATCAAAGCAAAGACAAGTTTCTTATCCAGAGTGTTATTGCAAATGATGGAGCAACAACCAAGGACATTACTGCTGAAATG TTCAACAAAGCACCTGACAAAGTTGTTGAGGAGTTTAAGCTACGGGTTGTTTATATACCTGCTAATCCTCCCTCACCAGTTCCTGAGGAATCAGAGGAAGGAATTTCCCCACGGCCATCCATGCTAGAGAATAAAACTCAGAGTTCAACCTTGTTTGATGCT GTATCAAGATCCTTAGAAGAAGCTCCTAGAGATGAATCTGAGGAG GAGGAgactatgatttcaaagttgaCTGAGGAGAAGAAGTATGCAATGCAACAAAATAAGAAGTTGCAAAAAGAGCTG GAACTGCTAAGACAAGAAAGGCGCAAAAACCGTAGCGGTTTCTCTGTCACGTTTGTTACGATTGTGGCTCTTTTGGGGATCATCATAGGTTTTCtcatcaagaaaacatag
- the LOC135616819 gene encoding adenine phosphoribosyltransferase 4-like isoform X1: MAVCEDKKQDTRIQRIASSIRVVPDFPKKGIMFQDITTLLLEPKAFKDTVDLFVEKYTGRGISVVAGVEARGFIFGPPIALAIGAKFVPLRKPRKLPGEVISENYILEYGSDCLEMHVGAVQPGERALVVDDLIATGGTLCAAISLLERAGAEVLECACVIELPELKGRGRLNGKPLYVLVESH; the protein is encoded by the exons ATGGCGGTTTGCGAGGACAAGAAGCAGGACACGCGCATTCAACGCATAGCTTCGTCCATTCGCGTGGTTCCCGACTTCCCCAAGAAAG GGATCATGTTCCAAGACATCACGACGCTGCTGCTCGAGCCGAAAGCGTTCAAGGACACAGTGGATTTGTTCGTGGAGAAGTACACGGGGAGAGGCATCTCTGTCGTCGCCG GAGTTGAGGCTAGAGGCTTCATATTTGGTCCTCCAATTGCATTGGCAATCGGTGCAAAGTTTGTCCCACTAAGAAAGCCAAGAAAGTTGCCAG GTGAAGTGATTTCAGAGAACTACATACTGGAATATGGATCTGATTGTCTTGAAATGCATGTTGGGGCAGTCCAACCCGGTGAACGAGCTCTAGTAGTCGATGATTTGATCGCGACCGGTGGAACTCTTTGTGCTGCGATAAGTTTACTCG AGCGGGCTGGGGCTGAGGTGCTTGAATGCGCATGTGTAATTGAACTTCCAGAACTCAAG GGCCGAGGGAGGTTAAACGGCAAACCGTTATACGTACTGGTGGAGTCCCACTGA
- the LOC135585571 gene encoding uncharacterized protein LOC135585571, which yields MDAQRALLDELMGAARNLTEEQKKRYKEIRWDDKEVCGAYMVRFCPHDLFVNTKSDLGACPKIHDPKLKESFEKSPRHDAYVPRFEAELAQFCEKLVMDLDRKVKRGRDRLAQEVDATPAPVPAEKSEQLSVLEEKIKKLLEQIETLGESGKVDEAEALMRKVDMLNAEKTALTQQSANDKAMMLPQEKKMALCEICGSFLVANDAAERTQTHVSGKQHIGYGMVRDYLSEFKAVKEKAKEEERLAREKETDERKKVKDKDHENRVRERDLVGRERSRERERERDRYKDRSSERERSRDWSGRGSRDGGRGLDRRHDYHRNGRESDRDRFRDRSGARSRSRSPARHGYRRSRSPVRQY from the exons ATGGACGCCCAGAGAGCTCTCCTTGACGAACTCATGGGTGCAG CACGAAATCTCACGGAGGAACAGAAGAAGCGGTACAAGGAGATCCGGTGGGACGACAAGGAGGTCTGTGGCGCGTATATGGTTCGGTTCTGCCCGCACGATCTCTTTGTGAACACAAAGAGTGATCTTG GAGCTTGCCCTAAAATCCATGACCCGAAACTAAAAGAAAG TTTTGAGAAGTCTCCTAGGCATGATGCTTATGTTCCCAGGTTTGAAGCAGAGCTTGCACAGTTCTGTGAGAAGCTG GTGATGGATTTGGATAGAAAAGTTAAGCGTGGTCGTGATCGGTTGGCACAAGAAGTTGATGCAACACCTGCTCCAGTCCCTGCCGAAAAATCAGAACAACTCTCTGTGTTggaagaaaaaataaagaaactTCTAGAACAAATTGAGACACTTGGTGAATCAGGGAAGGTAGATGAAGCTGAGGCACTCATGAGAAAG GTGGATATGCTGAATGCCGAGAAGACAGCCCTGACCCAACAATCAGCAAATGATAAGGCTATGATGCTTCCACAAGAGAAGAAGATGGCACTATGTGAGATCTGTGGTTCATTTCTGGTGGCAAATGATGCTGCTGAGAGGACACAAACTCATGTAAGTGGGAAGCAGCATATTGGCTACGGCATGGTCCGAGAttatcttagtgagttcaag GCTGTGAAAGAAAAggcaaaggaagaagaaagactAGCTAGGGAGAAGGAAACAGATGAGCGGAAGAAAGTGAAGGATAAGGATCATGAGAATAGGGTTAGAGAGCGTGATCTGGTTGGAAGAGAGAGGTCTAGGGAGCGGGAACGTGAACGTGATAGGTATAAAGACCGGAGctccgagagagagagatcaagggATTGGagtggaagaggaagcagggatgGAGGAAGAGGATTGGATCGTAGGCATGACTATCACAGGAATGGGAGGGAATCAGACAGGGACAGGTTCCGAGACAGGTCTGGAGCACGAAGCAGATCCAGATCTCCTGCCAGGCATGGTTATAGAAGATCAAGAAGTCCAGTTCGACAATACTAG